Proteins from one Nilaparvata lugens isolate BPH chromosome 10, ASM1435652v1, whole genome shotgun sequence genomic window:
- the LOC111056955 gene encoding solute carrier family 2, facilitated glucose transporter member 1, translating into MISNNEVRAVLASVVGTSFLRGYMRGVMCDPRLALFQWITGVQPTNMGLMKFIMSEDVQSVWMSVIAVDSLSNMGGALIFPSLAKKFGRRGAMLVGSYTIIFASLLCGYSLLFNSKLMFYFGLFIFGFNNGMFSGLAPAYLLEISRRDRRGVVTCTYELAHSIGFVVAHVISVKIADHDRSAWPFAISLVIFAWIISVYLLPTCPRSPRMLYSIKLRTFEAKKALEWLRNSDCINDELQELHDEYVCNRVLFKNFTWKDVFVVKIFRKCMFVSILVTFSRQLCGMDLIDTTPHFILTTNGYNFNEMPEIILGMQLSKVAMNIVAMCLVEGKLGRRNLILISIIGCAMAFFAYLIERLSNHSYGFLALLPQYCLCMSYGLGLGPVTRFVPFELFPVFASLRASSFALAMGELLRLPAFLGFFWMFGSVTGWISFNFLTLNLVFYFLLKTNLPETKNKSFFDVYKSM; encoded by the exons ATGATCTCGAACAACGAGGTGCGAGCTGTGTTAGCGTCGGTGGTAGGAACCTCGTTCCTGCGAGGCTACATGCGGGGAGTCATGTGTGATCCCCGTCTCGCCCTCTTCCAGTGGATAACCGGAGTGCAGCCAACAAACATGGGGCTCATGAAGTTCATAATGTCGGAGGATGTGCAGTCAGTATGGATGTCGGTGATAGCTGTTGACTCCCTGTCCAACATGGGGGGTGCTCTTATATTCCCCTCGCTCGCCAAGAAGTTTGGAAGAAGGGGTGCCATGCTGGTTGGGTCCTATACTATCATATTTGCGTCTCTGCTCTGTGGGTATTCACTGCTGTTCAATTCGAAACTCATGTTTTACTTTG GTCTCTTCATCTTCGGCTTCAACAACGGTATGTTCAGCGGCCTAGCCCCCGCCTACCTGTTGGAGATCTCCAGGCGTGATAGACGGGGCGTGGTCACGTGCACCTACGAGCTGGCTCACTCCATTGGCTTCGTCGTGGCTCACGTGATTAGCGTGAAGATAGCCGATCATGACCGCTCAGCGTGGCCATTCGCCATTTCGCTGGTGATATTCGCGTGGATCATCAGTGTCTATCTGCTGCCCACCTGCCCAAGGTCACCGCGCATGCTCTACTCCATCAAGCTGAGGACGTTTGAGGCTAAGAAGGCACTCGA ATGGCTGCGAAACTCAGACTGCATCAACGACGAACTCCAAGAACTGCACGACGAATACGTCTGCAACCGCGTcctcttcaagaacttcacgtGGAAGGACGTGTTCGTCGTGAAAATCTTCAGGAAGTGTATGTTCGTTTCGATCCTTGTGACCTTCAGCCGTCAGCTGTGTGGCATGGACCTGATCGACACCACGCCTCACTTCATCCTCACCACAAACGGCTACAATTTCAACGAAATGCCCGAAATCATCCTAGGAATGCAACTGTCAAAAGTCGCCATGAACATAGTTGCCATGTGTTTAGTCGAGGGAAAACTGGGGAGAAGAAACCTGATCCTTATCAGCATCATTGGTTGTGCCATGGCATTCTTCGCGTACCTCATCGAACGGTTAAGTAATCATTCCTACGGGTTCCTCGCCCTTCTACCTCAATACTGCCTATGTATGTCTTACGGTCTCGGTTTAGGCCCGGTGACCCGTTTTGTGCCCTTTGAACTTTTTCCAGTTTTCGCATCCCTGAGGGCTTCGTCCTTCGCGCTAGCCATGGGGGAACTGCTCAGGTTGCCGGCGTTCCTGGGGTTTTTCTGGATGTTTGGGAGTGTGACTGGTTGGATCAGTTTCAATTTTCTCACTTTGAATCTGGTGTtttattttctgttgaaaactaACCTGCCTGAGACTAAGAATAAGTCGTTTTTTGACGTTTATAAGAGTATGTGA